The genomic DNA ATAGCGACGGGCAACGGCATGAATAAAATGTATAGCAAAACTGTTTTTATCGCCAACGCCGTGAATCTTTGACAACTCGGGCTGAGACAACTCCAGAACATGGGCCAATGTCCCATACTCTTTTAACAGGGCGCGGGCTGGTTCCTTCGTGTCTTTTCGTGGAGTGCCAAGGGCAAGGATAAGTTCGAGAACTTCTGAATCAGTGAAGGCCTCAATCCCTTGAGCCAAAAATTTATCACGCAGCCGCTGTCGATGCCCAGCTCCCTTTTCTTGCCACTGATCTTTTTCCATAACACCAAATAAAGAAAAAGTTACTTGCCAAGTTCGGCCTGAAAGAGATCATTGGCCAGTTGAGGATTGGCCCGGCCCTTGGTCCGCTTCATTAACTGGCCGACGAAAAAGCCCATAACCTTAGTTTTCCCTTCCTTAAACTGCTCAACCAGAGCGGGGTTTTCCGCCATAATCTCCTGAACAACTTTAACCAACTCCCCTTCATCACTCACCTGACCGAGATTCTTTTCTTTAACAATTGCCTCGGGATTACCACCAGATTCCAGCATATCAGCAAAAACCGTTTTGGCAATTTTGCCGCTGATTGTGCCCTTATCAATCATTGTCAACAGCGCCGCCAGGTTTTCAGGAGACACCTTGCAGGCAGCAATACTTTCAGCCACATCACCTTCGCCCTTAAGCTCCCGCATCAACTCCGTCATTATCCAGTTACTGAGCTTTTTGGCATTGGCATACTTTTGGTAGGCAGCTTCAAAATAATCGGCAAGTTCTTTTGCCGAGGTAAGCACCTGGGCATCAAAACTGGGCAGACCAAGCTCAGTAATAAAACGAGACTTCATCTGATCCGGCAATTCTGGCAGGGTCTGCCTGATATCATCAATCCACTGGTCATCAATTACAATCGGGACAAGATCGGGGTCCGGGAAATATCTGTAGTCATGGGCCTCTTCCTTGCCGCGCATGGCATTGGTCACATTGCGGTCAGCATCCCATAAAAGGGTCTGTTGAATAACTTTCTCGCCTTCAAGCAAAATATCCCGTTGGCGACGCTCCTCATACTCCAAGGCCCGCTGCACATTACGAAAGGAGTTCATGTTCTTCAGCTCTGTTCTGGTGCCAAACTCCTTCTGGCCAACCGGTCTCAAGGAGATATTGGCATCACAGCGAAAACTGCCTTCCTGCATATTACCATCACAGACATCAAGATAGCGCACAATGGCATGAATTTTTTTTAAGTAAGCCACCGCCTCTTCCGGTGAACGCATATCAGGCTCACTGACGATCTCAAGCAGCGGCGTGGCGGCACGATTAAGATCGACATAGCTTTTCGGCTCTCGATCATCATGAATAAGCTTACCGGCATCCTCTTCCATATGGATTCGCGTCAGCCCAATCTTACGGATAGTGCCATCAACCTCGATCTCAATCCAGCCATGTTCGGTAATTGGCTTATCAAACTGCGAAACCTGATAGCCCTTTGGCAGATCAGGATAAAAATAGTTTTTCCGGGCAAACTGGTTAAACCGGTTAATCGTGCAGTTCGTCGCCAAACCAAGCTTAATGGCAAACTCAACCACTTTTTTATTAAGCACCGGCAGCACACCGGGCATCCCCAAACAAACCGGGCAGGTATTGGTGTTTGGATCGGCGCCAAACGATGTTGCACAACCACAAAAAATCTTCGTATTTGTTTTCAGCTGAGCGTGAACTTCAAGCCCGATGACTGTCTCAAATTCCATCTTCAAATCCTTAAAATAGTATTCAATAAGTTTGTAGTCGGAGCCGGAATTCCGCTCGACCAACACCCAAACTGATTATTTATCTTTTATCCATTTACGAAGCCGCAACAACTCGTTTTCCCAGTCATCGGACAGGCGGGAGTTAAGAAACATCCGAAACATTTCATCAACCAGATGCAGGGCCTGCTCATAGAGACTGATCTTCTCCAGTATCCTGCCCTCAACTGCCGCGGGGTCGTCAGATTCCTCACTGGTTGCCATGGTCTTTGGCGTTTTCACACTCTTAAAATCAAACATACTAGCCCGCAAGGTGAGATTCCACTCGTACTCGCCTCGGCCCAGCATGATTCTGGCCTGTTCCAGTTTTTTCCCCATGCGCAGGCCGGTTCGAGCTTCACTCATTTCAGCCTGTAAGCCCTGGCAGATAACCTTCTCACGGCTATCACCATCGCCATACTCCAAAAGGATATGCTTTTCAAAAACAACCATGACATCCCCTATGCCGGGAATATCGACGGCGCCGCCCCGCTCTTCACTTTTAAACCAGAGCCAGGTAACGAACTCTTGGCCTAGGAAACGCTTTTCTGCTATTATATCAACTAAATCCATCGTATTGTTCCCGTTCAAATTCGTTATATTAATATCGTTGGATTCAACTCTGCCAACCTCTCTTCCAAGGCAGGGTCAATCAATCTCCCGGCGGCCAGAAAAGGGACCTGAAGCACCAGGTGCAGATCAAACGTCTTCTTGAATAGATCTTCCAAAGAGGCCTGGGCCTTTCCACTTGTAGAGAAAAACAACACTGTGTTATCGCCAAGATTCCAGCACATGTCATACGTCGCCGGAACAGGCACCGCCTTCTTAGTAAGCATCAAGGTCATATTTTCTTTTATTTCCAATCTCTGACCGCGACTCAGCTTAGGAACCTGACGCTCTTTTTTCAGGCGTTCTTCTTCCTTCATGCAAAATTTCTTCAGTACCGCCGGCGCCACCTTGCGCTCATCAATTCTCATGGTGAGAGCAATATAATCCCCAGCAGCATAAGAGGCATAAGCAAACTCGGAATCAAACATATTCATTACCGATACCCAGCCAATCGAATGCTCTTCAAAAGAGTCATCAATATCACGAAAAGCATGCATTGCTATTCGCTCTGCCGCAAACTCCCAAAAACTGGCCGGCATATCACCTTCAACAGAAAAACGCACAAAAGATCCCGAGTTTGACAATAGTCCCATAGTTACAGCTCAAAAAAAGTAATAGTTGCACCGCGCACGACGGTGGCAGCAAATGCCGCTGGTTGAAACAGTATTATAGAGTGTTTCACAAGGCGTTAGATATAGCAGACCTGAGGCTGCCCTACAAGAAATTTTCGTTAAAGCTTACCGGTCCTTACACCTGTAAGACTACGTAGCAGGTTCCCCACCTTCAGTTATTATTTTTAAAAAATGGTTTTTTTTCGCAAGAAATGTTGACAGACAATTAATCTTATTGTAAATATGTGCAGCTTACGAGGCGGGTCGTTAACTCAGCCGGTAGAGTATCTGCCTTTTAAGCAGAGAGTCGCGCGTTCGAATCGCGCACGACCCACCATTTATGTCCCCATCGTCTAGTCAGGTCCAGGACACCGGCCTTTCACGCCGGCAACGCGGGTTCGAATCCCACTGGGGACGCCAGTAAAAATTCAAGGGTTTCAGCATATTTGCTGAAACCCTTTTTTTTTGTGCCTCCACCGTAGTGCCCTTCCTCCT from Desulfobulbaceae bacterium includes the following:
- the gatB gene encoding Asp-tRNA(Asn)/Glu-tRNA(Gln) amidotransferase subunit GatB; its protein translation is MEFETVIGLEVHAQLKTNTKIFCGCATSFGADPNTNTCPVCLGMPGVLPVLNKKVVEFAIKLGLATNCTINRFNQFARKNYFYPDLPKGYQVSQFDKPITEHGWIEIEVDGTIRKIGLTRIHMEEDAGKLIHDDREPKSYVDLNRAATPLLEIVSEPDMRSPEEAVAYLKKIHAIVRYLDVCDGNMQEGSFRCDANISLRPVGQKEFGTRTELKNMNSFRNVQRALEYEERRQRDILLEGEKVIQQTLLWDADRNVTNAMRGKEEAHDYRYFPDPDLVPIVIDDQWIDDIRQTLPELPDQMKSRFITELGLPSFDAQVLTSAKELADYFEAAYQKYANAKKLSNWIMTELMRELKGEGDVAESIAACKVSPENLAALLTMIDKGTISGKIAKTVFADMLESGGNPEAIVKEKNLGQVSDEGELVKVVQEIMAENPALVEQFKEGKTKVMGFFVGQLMKRTKGRANPQLANDLFQAELGK
- the rdgC gene encoding recombination-associated protein RdgC, which gives rise to MGLLSNSGSFVRFSVEGDMPASFWEFAAERIAMHAFRDIDDSFEEHSIGWVSVMNMFDSEFAYASYAAGDYIALTMRIDERKVAPAVLKKFCMKEEERLKKERQVPKLSRGQRLEIKENMTLMLTKKAVPVPATYDMCWNLGDNTVLFFSTSGKAQASLEDLFKKTFDLHLVLQVPFLAAGRLIDPALEERLAELNPTILI